Proteins co-encoded in one Quercus robur chromosome 8, dhQueRobu3.1, whole genome shotgun sequence genomic window:
- the LOC126696826 gene encoding uncharacterized protein LOC126696826, with protein sequence MKEREEDQIPHHRQRRVSHVVLKLAKPIIYFLLLLLTYTLGYLSASSIGNATSLPTTRTRPRPTRRIKDLKLDDFRVSNRCSNPVPSDLVRQTILNRIYNARSPFVDFPPDHISSLVRPQRIGGWGSNGAVFEHLIERVKPKTIIEIGTFLGASAIHMARLTRQLGLETQILCVDDFRGWPGFRNRFKNIKMVNGDVVLMYQFMQNLVSVNETDSVLPIPFSTGSTLDKFCEWGVYADLIEVDAGHNFMSAWSDINRAYRLLRPGGVLFGHDYFTAADNRGVRRAVRLFARVNGFKIILDGQHWIIDST encoded by the coding sequence atgaaagagagagaagaagatcAAATACCACATCATCGACAAAGAAGAGTCTCACACGTAGTCTTAAAACTCGCAAAACCCATCATCTACTTTCTCCTCCTCTTGCTAACGTACACCTTGGGTTACCTATCAGCCTCATCTATTGGGAATGCCACGTCACTCCCGACAACCCGAACCCGGCCCAGGCCCACACGTAGAATCAAAGACCTCAAACTCGACGACTTCCGAGTCAGCAATCGCTGTTCCAACCCAGTCCCCTCCGACCTCGTCCGACAAACAATCCTCAACCGTATCTACAACGCCAGGTCACCTTTCGTTGACTTCCCTCCGGACCACATCAGCTCCCTCGTTCGTCCCCAGAGAATCGGTGGGTGGGGCTCAAACGGCGCCGTTTTCGAACACCTTATTGAGAGGGTGAAGCCCAAAACCATCATCGAAATCGGCACTTTCCTTGGCGCTTCGGCGATTCACATGGCCCGGTTGACTCGCCAACTCGGCCTCGAAACCCAGATCCTCTGCGTCGACGATTTTCGGGGCTGGCCCGGGTTTCGGAACAGGTTCAAGAACATTAAAATGGTGAACGGCGACGTTGTGCTCATGTACCAATTCATGCAGAACTTGGTATCCGTAAACGAAACGGATTCGGTTTTGCCCATACCGTTTTCGACCGGGTCGACTCTCGATAAGTTTTGCGAGTGGGGCGTGTACGCTGATTTGATCGAGGTGGATGCGGGTCATAATTTTATGTCGGCTTGGTCCGATATCAATCGGGCGTACCGGCTTTTAAGACCTGGTGGAGTACTTTTTGGGCACGATTATTTTACTGCAGCTGATAATCGAGGTGTTAGGAGGGCTGTCCGTCTGTTTGCTCGAGTTAACGGCTTCAAAATTATACTCGATGGCCAACATTGGATCATTGAttcaacttaa
- the LOC126696415 gene encoding uncharacterized protein LOC126696415, with the protein MSFNEGDARGVKQPHNDPLVIMLNIEGFNTKRILVDNGSSADIIYLPAFQQLKLDPRRLLPFDSPLVSFSGDRVYPRGIVTLTVTVGMYPVQLTRQLDFLVVDCPSSYNVIIGRPTLNKWKAATSTYCLKVKFPTDNGVGEVKEDQVLARECYHAILENHMWMIEEKEEDKMEALETVELAEGEANKTTKIGATLSPEMRTRLIQFLKENLDVFAWSHEDMPGIAPEVIQHKLNVNSERKLVQQRRRVFAPERDQAVADEVTKLLIAGFIREVYYPEWLANVVLIRMAKEDQEKTAFITSQGLYCYKVMPFGLKNAGATYQRLVNKIFSQQIDRNIEVYVDDMLVKSKEELTHLDDL; encoded by the exons ATGTCCTTCAATGAAGGGGACGCCAGGGGAGTGAAGCAGCCTCACAATGATCCTTTGGTCATAATGTTGAATATAGAGGGATTCAATACCAAGAGGATCCTCGTGGACAACGGTAGCTCCGCagacatcatctacctcccTGCCTTCCAGCAGCTGAAGCTAGATCCAAGGAGACTACTCCCATTTGACTCTCCCCTCGTtagtttcagtggagacagggtATACCCCAGGGGCATAGTGACGTTGACAGTGACGGTAGGGATGTACCCGGTGCAGTTAACCCGTCAGTTAGACTTCCTAGTGGTGGATTGCCCCtcatcctacaatgtcatcattgggaggcccacACTCAACAAATGGAAAGCGGCCACGTCCACctactgtttgaaggtgaaattcccaacagataATGGTGTCGGCGAAGTAAAAGAAGATCAAGTCCTGGCCAGAGAATGTTATCATGCCATCTTGGAGAACCACATGTGGATGattgaagagaaggaagaagacaaAATGGAAGCCCTGGAAACAGTGGAATTGGCTGAAGGAGAAGCGAACAAGACGACAAAGATAGGGGCGACGCTAAGCCCTGAGATGAGAACAAGACTCATCCAAttccttaaagaaaatctagatgtcttcgcatggagCCACGAGGACATGCCGGGCATAGCTCCAGAAGTCATCcagcataagttgaatgtgaaCTCGGAGCGGAAACTCGTCCAGCAAAGACGAAGAGTCTTCGCCCCAGAACGAGATCAAGCAGTTGCAGATGAAGTTACCAAACTCTTGATAGCAGGGTTCATccgggaagtgtactatcctGAATGGCTCGCAAATGTCGTCCTa ATAAGGATGGCTAaggaagaccaggagaagactgcTTTCATCACGAGTCAAGGACTCTAttgttacaaggtaatgccttttggattaAAGAACGCTGGAGCTACGTATCAGAGGCTGGTGAACAAAATATTCAGTCAACAAATTGACAGGAACATTGAAGTATACGTGgatgatatgctcgtcaagagtaaggaagaacTCACACATCTGGACGACCTGTAG